From one Solanum stenotomum isolate F172 chromosome 12, ASM1918654v1, whole genome shotgun sequence genomic stretch:
- the LOC125849415 gene encoding protein PHLOEM PROTEIN 2-LIKE A9-like gives MASKSLHYQGNHTFSKTEKGYIIYPKALNIVWGNDKRFWKLPKYEKDGVELIQVNWLEITGCIDNINVEKKMSYDVGFTVSLMTDAFGWSDSPIYLMAKWGDNTKWTKVNLTSDQINGKKMVSKTITITKGKGNNVDKIYFGLYEVWNKKWKGGLKIHSVNLIEI, from the exons ATGGCTTCAAAATCTCTTCACTATCAAGGCAATCACACTTTCTCTAAAACAGAAAAG GGTTATATAATTTATCCGAAAGCTCTTAATATTGTTTGGGGAAATGATAAACGCTTTTGGAAGTTACCCAAATACGA AAAAGATGGTGTAGAACTTATACAAGTAAATTGGCTGGAGATTACTGGCTGTATTGACAATATTAATGTAGAGAAGAAAATGTCATACGATGTTGGATTTACAGTGTCACTGATGACTGATGCATTTGGTTGGAGCGATTCGCCCATTTATCTTATGGCTAAATGGGGAGATAATACTAAATGGACAAAGGTGAATTTGACAAGTGATCAGATTAATGGCAAAAAGATGGTATCAAAAACTATTACAATaacaaaaggaaaagggaaCAATGTTGATAAGATTTATTTTGGATTGTATGAAGTTTGGAACAAAAAATGGAAAGGAG GTCTCAAAATTCATTCCGTAAACTTGATAGAGATTTAG
- the LOC125849414 gene encoding protein PHLOEM PROTEIN 2-LIKE A9-like isoform X3 → MASKSLHYQGNHTFSKTEKGYIIYPKALNIVWGNDQRFWKLPKYEKDGAELMQVNWLEVTGCIDNINIAKKTSYDVGFTVSLMTDAFGWSDSPVYLMAKWGDNTQWRKVNLTSEINGKKMISKTITITKGKGNNVDKIYFGLYEVWNKKWKGGLKIHSINLTEI, encoded by the exons ATGGCTTCAAAATCTCTTCACTATCAAGGCAATCACACTTTCTCTAAAACAGAAAAG GGTTATATAATTTATCCGAAAGCTCTTAATATTGTTTGGGGAAATGATCAACGCTTTTGGAAGTTACCCAAATACGA AAAAGATGGTGCAGAACTTATGCAAGTAAATTGGTTGGAGGTAACTGGCTGCATTGACAATATTAATATAGCGAAGAAAACGTCATACGACGTTGGATTTACAGTGTCACTGATGACTGATGCATTTGGTTGGAGCGATTCACCAGTTTATCTTATGGCTAAATGGGGAGATAATACTCAATGGAGAAAGGTCAATTTGACAAGTGAGATTAATGGCAAAAAGATGATATCAAAAACTATTACGATAACAAAAGGGAAGGGGAACAATgttgataaaatttattttggattgtATGAAGTTTGGAACAAAAAGTGGAAAGGAGGTCTCAAAATTCATTCTATAAACTTGACAGAGATCTAG